In Corynebacterium aquilae DSM 44791, the genomic stretch CAACTTCTCCTCCGCGAAAACCATTCACCAGGAGATCACCGCCCGCAACTACAAGGTCGGCCTGACCACCGTCTACCGCACCCTGCAGTCCCTGGCCGACATCAACGCCGTCGACGTACTGCACATGTCCACCGGCGAAACCCTCTACCGCGCCTGCGAGTCCAACGATCACCACCACCACATCGTGTGCTCCAACTGCGGCAAGACCGTCGAAATCGACGGCGGCCCCGTCGAAGAATGGGCAGCCAACATGGCCAAAGCCAACGGCTTCGTCCTCACCGGCCACACCGCCGAAGTCTTCGGCACCTGCAGCTCCTGCCAGCACGCCTAAACGCGCGCCCGCACACAACCGGTCAACGGGCCGGCTCTTTGCTCCCACGAAAAGCAAAGAGCCGGCCCGTTTTCTCATCCCCAAAGCACACACCAATCCCCCACCACCGCAAAAAATCGCCTACAACACAGCCCCAAACGCCGAACCCAACCCATAGGTCACCGCACTCGCCCCCAAACCAATAGCCAACTGACGCAACGCCCGCGTCACCGGGGAGGTTCCCGACAAAATACCAACGATCCCGCCCGTAGCCATCAACGTCAACCCCACCAACACACACGCCACCGTGGCCGCCACCGCAGTCGAAACCCCAAACAAAAACGGAATCAACGGCACAAAAGCACCGGCGGCAAACAAACAAAACGACGCACCAGCAGCACCCAACGCGCTGCCCACCGCTTCCTCACCGGCAGCACTAAAACGCCCCCCAGTAATCGGCGCCTCCACCGAAGGATGATTAGCCCTAATCCCCGCCAACACCGCACGCGCATGCTGATCCGCTTCCTGCTCCCCCATACCGCGCGCACGATACACCAACGACAACTCATTAGCGTTCACATCCAACTGCGGCACCAAATTATCCGCATCCTCATGCGGAGTAGAAGCCGCCAACAACTCCCGCTGCGACGACACCGACACATACTCCCCCGCCGCCATCGACAACGCACCAGCCAACAGGCCCGAAAAACCAGTCAACACAATCGCGCCCTGGCTTGCACCGGACCCCACCACCGCCAACACCAGCGCCAGGTTCGACACCAAACCATCATTAAGACCAAACACCGCCGCGCGGAAAGACCCCGACATCTTCTCCCGCGAACGCGCAGCCAACCCACGCACCACCTCAGCGTGAATGCGCTCATCAGCCAACATCTGCGCCGAAGCATCCTCATCCTTGGCATAGGGCGAGCGGGCCTCCGCCGACTGCATCAACGCCAAGGTAAACACCGAACCAAAACGCTTAGCCAAAAACCCCATCAACAGCGTGGAATAATCCGGACGGCGCGGCATCCCCACATAATCGCCCAGCCGGGAACGCCAATACTCCTCATGGCGGGCCTCCGCGGCAGCAAGAGACAACAAAATCTCCCGCTCCTCACCATCCTTATTGTGAGCCAACTCGCGATACACGGCAGCCTCCGCCCGCTCATTAGCGAGATAACGCTGCCACCGCTTAATCTGGGCGCGCGTCGGCGTCGGCAACGCCCCCGGTGAGGTCGTCACGTTACTTCTTCACCCCACCGAAGCGACGATCGCGGCGCGCATACTCCTCCACCGCATCAAACAGATCCTGCGGGGTGAAATCCGGGAACAACTTATCCTGATACACCATCTCCGCATACACCGACTGCCACGGCAAAAAGTTACTCGTGCGCTTCTCCCCCGAAGGACGCAAGAACAAATCCACATCCGGCATCTCCGGATCGTACAAATAGCTCCCCAACGTCTTCTCCGTGATCGCCCCCGGAGCCAACTTGCCGGACTTAACATCCTCAGCCAGCCTGCGAGTCGCATCCACCAACTCCGCGCGGCCACCATAGTTCACGCACATCACCAACGTCATCGTGGTGTTGTCCTTCGTCAACTCCTCAGCGGCCTCCAACTCGCGAATCACACTGCGCCACAACCGCGGACGACGACCCGCCCACTTCACCCGCACACCCTTCTCGTGCAGCTCCTGACGCTGCCGAGCAAGCACATCGCGGTTAAAGCCCATCAAAAAACGCACCTCATCGGCACTACGACGCCAATTCTCCGTCGAAAAAGCATAAGCCGACAGGTACGGAACCCCCATCGCGATGCAGGCATCCACCACATCCAGCAGCACCGCCTCACCCCGCTTGTGGCCTTCGGTACGCTTCAGCCCACGCTCCTGGGCCCAACGCCCATTGCCATCCATCACGAGGGCAATATGCTTAGGAATGAACTCGGGGTCAATGTTTGGGGGGTTCAGCTTCACGAGAGGCTATTGTGCCATGATTTTGCGCTCCCGGGAAGACACAACATAGCCCCGCCTCACCCCGACTTTTCCCACCCCTACTGCCCCAACTGCAAAGCACGCAGCGGGCTACCCACCTGCACCGAAACACACTGGGACACCATCCGGTGCATCATCGCCGCCAACTGCTGCCCATTCGACCCCTCCAGCAGCTGCTGCGCCGCCTCACGATGCCCATGGGCTAACAACCACATCAACCGCAAAGCCTGCTCATCCACATTCACCATCCCCGGCGGACGACAATTGCCACACACCGCACCACCCAGCGCCGCCACAAAAGCATGATGCGGGCCGGGTTTGCCGCAGTTGGCGCAATCAAACAAACTCGGCGCCAACCCCTCATGCATCATCACCTGCAATAAAAACTCATCCACATCCACCAAGGGATCAGCACTATCCCGCATCCGGCGCAACGCCGCCAGCGTGCTATCGAACAAGAAGGGGTCATGATCATCGGCAACCGCATAGCGCCGAGCCGCCTGCAAAATCGCCGCCGCCGCGGTATAGCGCTCAAAGTCCTCAATCAGCCCGTGCGCTAAATACTCCACGGTGTCCGCCCCCGTTAAAGAACACAAATTCGTGCCCTCATACAACTGCACATCCAACAGCACAAAAGGCTGCAGCCGCGAACCAAAACGGCTATTGCTGCGGCGCACCCCCTTCGCCACCGCCCGCACCACTGACCGGGTGCGGGTCAGCAGCACAACAATCCGATCGGCCTCCCGAAAATCATGGGAGCCGACCACCAATGCCCGTTCACGAAAACTTGGTCGTGCCACAGCGAAAAAAGTCCACCACCTTCACACACCCTCACATCCCGTGGGATGTGAAGGCTGGTTTTCCAGCCACCACGAAAGCATCAAGCAGCAATGGTGGGGGCTTCTAGAACCCCAAACGCCCCAAAGCCTTGGGGTCAGACTGCCAATTCTTCAGCACCTTGATGCGCAAATCGAGATACACATTCGTGCCCAGCAGCTCCATAATCTCCAAGCGGGAACGGTGCACGATGCGCGAGAGTCGGCGACCATCCTTACCGATGATGATGGACTTCTGTCCGGGGCGCTCCACGTAGAGCACCGCGTGCACATCGGTCACCCCTTCACGCTCGGGGTTGGGCAGCACCTCATCGATTTCCACCGCCACGGAGTGCGGCAGCTCCTCTTTCAGCCCAGACAGTGCGGCTTCGCGGATAAGCTCCGACATCCGGGTATTGAGATCTTCGTCGGTGACGTGATCGTCGGGATAAAACTTCGGCCCCTCCGGCAGCAGGCCCGTGATGACGTCAATAAGGACATCGGTCTGCTCCCCCTTGGTGGCGGACACCGGAACGACCTCGCACTCGCCTCCAAGGAACTCGTGCACCGCCATTAGCTGGTGGGCGACCTGGTCGCGGGAAACCTTATCGACCTTGGTGACAATACCCACGATGGGGGTTTTCGGCGCGACGGTGCGAACCGCATCCAAAATCCACCGGTCACCGGGGCCGATCTTCTCATCGGCGGGAATCGTCAACCCAATGACGTCGACATCGGAATAGGTGTCTTTCACGATGTCGTTGAGGCGCTCACCCAGCAGGGTGCGCGGCCGGTGCAAACCCGGGGTGTCCACCAGGATGATCTGAGCGTTATCGCGGTGCACGATGCCGCGAATGGGGCGGCGGGTGGTTTCCGGCTGGTCTGCGGTGATCGCGATCTTCTGGCCAACGAGAGCGTTGATCAGGGTGGACTTGCCGGTGTTGGGTCGACCAACGAAGCTCAAAAATCCGGAGCGAAAGCCCTCGGGCGCATTCATCATGTAGGTGTACTTCCCTGCTGTTGTGTGAGGTGGTGGGTGTCAAACCTTAGCCCACTAGCAGCCGATAGCTGCGTTCGGGTTGCTAAGGCGTGAGTTTTTCTCCAGCCTAAAGCCTAGCCCAGAATCGCCCACAAGCTGCTTTTCTGCCACTGTGGATACCGCCAGGCATCGCAATGCACGAGCACACCACAGCCCACTTAAAGGCGCGTTATCCCCCGCAGGCCAGTAGCGCTGCGAAGGCAGTCGAACTACTCCTCGTCGTCCTCAGGCAGCTGCTCTGGCACATCCACGATGACGCTGGCTACCCGCAGCCGGCCCCGCCGATCGCGCCCGCCCTCACTGGTGAAGGTGATGCCGCGGGCTGTGACTTGCGCCCCCGGTAGAGGCACCTTGCCCAATTGCACCGCCATGAGACCACCGACGGTATCGACCTGGTCGGTGATGTCCTCCGGGAACTCGACATCCACATCGAGATCCTCGGCGATCAATTCCTGGAGATCCTCCAGCGTCAGGCGGGAAACCACCCGATAGCGGCGCTCCTCAAGCTTCTCGATCGGCGCGGTTTCCGCCTGGTCATACTCGTCGGCGATTTCACCGACGATCTCCTCCAGGATGTCCTCAATTGAGATCAAACCCGCGATGCCGCCATACTCATCCACCAGCATGGCGATGTGGTTGCGGTTGAGCTGCATTTCCTGCAGCAGGTCATCAAGCGGTTTAGAGTCCGGCACAAAAATGGGGGTGCGCATGATGTCGTCGACGGTGCGACTGCGGCCACCATCGGTGTCGTAATAAGACTTTTGCACCAGGTCTTTGAGGTAGACCACGCCGAGAATATCGTCGACATTGTCGCCAACGACGGGGATGCGGGAGTGACCGCTGCGCACGCACAGGGCGGTAGCTTGTCCCGCGGTTTTGCCCGATTCGATCCAGATCATTTCGGGTCGGGGCACCATCACCGAGCGGGCCGTGGTGGTCGCCAGGTCGAACACGTTTTGGATCATGCGCCGCTCTTCGACCTCCACGATGCCGCGCTCCTGGGCGATATCGACCATTTCGCGCAGTTCGATTTCGGTGGCGAAGGGGCCTTCCTTAAAGCCGGGGCCTGGGGCCAGGAAATTACCGAAGCGGATCAACAACGTGGAAATCGGCCCCAGCACGTAGGCGAGGGTGGACAGCACCATCGCCGTTTTCAGCGACACGCTGTAGGGGTTTTGCTTGCCCACCGTGCGGGAGAACACGCCGACGACGACGTAGGTGACGAAGGTGAGCACCGCGATGGCCACCACCATGGCGGTGGTGGTCTTGCTCAGCAGCGAAAAGCACAGGGCGGTGGTAAATACTGCGGCGGCGGAATCCAAAAAGGTGCGCAGCAGCACCAGCAGGTTGATGTGCTCGGCGCGGCGGCCGAGCACCCGCAATAGCGCCGGGGCGCCGGGTTTTTCATCCTTGACGAACTCTTCGACGCGGGCGCGGGAAATACTGCGGACAGCGGTCTCGATGGTTCCCAGCCCACCGGAAGCAACCAGGGTGGCGACGGCACCGAGACCGAGGAGTATGTCCGTGGTGGACACTAGGACTGCTCCCCCTGTGCGTTATGGCTGCCGTGTTCGCCGGTGATAGCCGGATCCCCTAGCGCGGGAATCGTAAACCCGTCGTTGCTGTCTGCCGTCATGCTGGCCGGGTCGCCAAAGGTTTCGGCGACGTCCTTGTCGAGTTGGATGCGGTCGGCGGCGGAAGGAAACGCCCCCGGGTTGGAGGGTTTGGGTTCGAACTCAATACCGCGGGCGTCGAGAGAGTCGTACCAGTCGGCCAGGATCTCATTTTGGGTGGCGAACATGACCTGTTCGTCATGCGGAGTGAGGTGGTCATAGCCCAGCAGGTGCAGGCAACCGTGGACGGTCAAAAGGGCCAGTTCGTGGGCCAGGGAATGCCCGGCGGTGGTGGCTTGTTTTTCGTCAAACTCGGGGCACAGCACAATATCGCCGAGCATGCTCGGGCCGAAGGGATCCTGGTCGGGTCGGCCGCCACCGGGGGTGAGCTCATCCATGGGGAAACTCATCACGTCGGTCGGTCCGGGGATGCCGAACCAGCGCACGTGCAAGTCGGAGGCGGTGTCCATGTCGACGAGTTGGATGGTCGCCTCGGCGTCGGGGTGCACATCCATGCGGCTCAGGGCGAACGACAGCACGTCGATCAGGGCTTCCTCATTGACGTCGCCGTAGCCGGACTCGTTGAAGACTTCGATGCTCACGGGGATCTCTTCGCGTCGGGAACTGGTATTTGGTGGTGATAGTAGTGCGCGACCGGGGCAAAACCTAGGCGTGGCCTAGATGTGGCCTAGGTGTGTCCTAGGTGTGGTCTGCACGTTCGTGGTGGGCCATCTCGGCGCGGGCCTTTTTCGCGGCGGCGAGGGATTCTTGGGCGTCGTCCCAGGCGTCGTAGGCGTTGACGATGGCGCCAACCAGTTGGTGGCGGACCACGTCTTCGCTGGTTAATTCCTGGAAGCTGATGCCGCGCACCCCTTTAAGAATGTCGCGAACGACCCGCAGCCCGGATTTTTGGCCGCCGGGAAGATCCACCTGGGTGATGTCACCGGTGACGACCATCTTGGAGCCAAATCCCAGGCGGGTGAGGAACATTTTCATCTGCGCCGGGGTGGTGTTTTGTGCCTCATCAAGGATGACGAAGGCATCGTTGAGGGTGCGGCCACGCATGTATGCCAAGGGGGCGACTTCCACGATGCCGGCCTCCATGAGCTTCGGAATCATTTCCGGCTCCACCATGTCGCGCAGCGCGTCGTGGAGGGGGCGCAGGTAGGGGTCGATTTTTTCGTTCAGGGTGCCGGGCAGAAAGCCGAGTTTTTCGCCGGCTTCCACCGCTGGGCGGGTCAGGATGATGCGGTTGACGTCTTTGGCGTGCAGCGCCTGCACGGCTTTTGCCATGGCGAGGTAGGTTTTACCGGATCCTGCCGGACCCAGCCCGAAGACGATGGTGTTGTCGTCGATGGCGTCGACGTATTCTTTTTGGCCGCGCGTTTTGGGGCGAACGACTTTGCCTTTGCGGGAGATGATTTCCTGGGAGAGCATCCCGGCGACCGATTCGCGTTTGGTCTCGGTGACCATGTTCAGGGTGTGTTTGACGGTGTCGCGGGTGACGACGTGCCCGCGGCGGGCCATGGCTTGCAGTTCGTCGAGGGTGCGCTTGACGCGGGTGAGTTCGTATTCCTCGCCGATGAGGGTGAGCTCGTCGCCGCGGGCGAAGATTTCAACGCCGGTCAGGGTGGTGAGCACCTTGGTGTTGTCGTCGTTGATGCCGAGCACCGTTTGGGCGTGGTCGGGGTTGATCCGGTAGAGGTGGGTCACCGAGCGGGACGCTGGGCGGTCCACGGTGTCGGTGGTGGGGGTCTCTGGGGTGCGGTGCTTAGGAATCTTTATCTCCGGGTCAGCGAAAGGATAAAAGGTTTTAGGTGGGCTTGTCCGCGGGTGCGGGGCCTTGTGGGGTGCGATTTTACCACCGTGTGGTGGTGGCGCCGATGGCTGCCAGGGCTACTAGCCCCGCGGTTGCGGTGCGCAGCACTTCCGGGCCGAGCAGCACGGCTTGGCCGCCGTGGGCGGAAAATTGGGCGACTTCCGCCTCCGTCAGCCCGCCTTCGGGCCCGATGACTAATCCGACGCGTTGGGCGTGGGAAAGGTCGATGTCGCGGAAGGGTTTGGCGGCGTCTTCGTCGAGGACCAGCAGGGCGTCGAGTTGGCCGGCGGCGACGAGTGCTTCGTCGATGCTGGTGGCGAGCTCCGCGATGGGCGGGATCGTGGTGCGGCGGGATTGTTTCGCCGCGGCGTGGGCTGCGGCTTGCCATTTGGCGCGGCCCTTGGTGGCTTTGTTGCCGACCCATTTGGCAATGCAGCGTTCGGCGGCCCAGGGCACGATGGCGTCGACTCCGCCTTGGGTGGCCAGGTCGATGGTCAGCTCGGAGCGTTCTGATTTGGGCAGTGCTTGGATGAGGA encodes the following:
- a CDS encoding Fur family transcriptional regulator; translation: MAVKTDASIPKLGARSTRQRAAVVNVLRELTNFSSAKTIHQEITARNYKVGLTTVYRTLQSLADINAVDVLHMSTGETLYRACESNDHHHHIVCSNCGKTVEIDGGPVEEWAANMAKANGFVLTGHTAEVFGTCSSCQHA
- a CDS encoding VIT1/CCC1 transporter family protein — encoded protein: MTTSPGALPTPTRAQIKRWQRYLANERAEAAVYRELAHNKDGEEREILLSLAAAEARHEEYWRSRLGDYVGMPRRPDYSTLLMGFLAKRFGSVFTLALMQSAEARSPYAKDEDASAQMLADERIHAEVVRGLAARSREKMSGSFRAAVFGLNDGLVSNLALVLAVVGSGASQGAIVLTGFSGLLAGALSMAAGEYVSVSSQRELLAASTPHEDADNLVPQLDVNANELSLVYRARGMGEQEADQHARAVLAGIRANHPSVEAPITGGRFSAAGEEAVGSALGAAGASFCLFAAGAFVPLIPFLFGVSTAVAATVACVLVGLTLMATGGIVGILSGTSPVTRALRQLAIGLGASAVTYGLGSAFGAVL
- a CDS encoding isoprenyl transferase, with product MKLNPPNIDPEFIPKHIALVMDGNGRWAQERGLKRTEGHKRGEAVLLDVVDACIAMGVPYLSAYAFSTENWRRSADEVRFLMGFNRDVLARQRQELHEKGVRVKWAGRRPRLWRSVIRELEAAEELTKDNTTMTLVMCVNYGGRAELVDATRRLAEDVKSGKLAPGAITEKTLGSYLYDPEMPDVDLFLRPSGEKRTSNFLPWQSVYAEMVYQDKLFPDFTPQDLFDAVEEYARRDRRFGGVKK
- the recO gene encoding DNA repair protein RecO; protein product: MARPSFRERALVVGSHDFREADRIVVLLTRTRSVVRAVAKGVRRSNSRFGSRLQPFVLLDVQLYEGTNLCSLTGADTVEYLAHGLIEDFERYTAAAAILQAARRYAVADDHDPFLFDSTLAALRRMRDSADPLVDVDEFLLQVMMHEGLAPSLFDCANCGKPGPHHAFVAALGGAVCGNCRPPGMVNVDEQALRLMWLLAHGHREAAQQLLEGSNGQQLAAMMHRMVSQCVSVQVGSPLRALQLGQ
- the era gene encoding GTPase Era encodes the protein MMNAPEGFRSGFLSFVGRPNTGKSTLINALVGQKIAITADQPETTRRPIRGIVHRDNAQIILVDTPGLHRPRTLLGERLNDIVKDTYSDVDVIGLTIPADEKIGPGDRWILDAVRTVAPKTPIVGIVTKVDKVSRDQVAHQLMAVHEFLGGECEVVPVSATKGEQTDVLIDVITGLLPEGPKFYPDDHVTDEDLNTRMSELIREAALSGLKEELPHSVAVEIDEVLPNPEREGVTDVHAVLYVERPGQKSIIIGKDGRRLSRIVHRSRLEIMELLGTNVYLDLRIKVLKNWQSDPKALGRLGF
- a CDS encoding hemolysin family protein — its product is MSTTDILLGLGAVATLVASGGLGTIETAVRSISRARVEEFVKDEKPGAPALLRVLGRRAEHINLLVLLRTFLDSAAAVFTTALCFSLLSKTTTAMVVAIAVLTFVTYVVVGVFSRTVGKQNPYSVSLKTAMVLSTLAYVLGPISTLLIRFGNFLAPGPGFKEGPFATEIELREMVDIAQERGIVEVEERRMIQNVFDLATTTARSVMVPRPEMIWIESGKTAGQATALCVRSGHSRIPVVGDNVDDILGVVYLKDLVQKSYYDTDGGRSRTVDDIMRTPIFVPDSKPLDDLLQEMQLNRNHIAMLVDEYGGIAGLISIEDILEEIVGEIADEYDQAETAPIEKLEERRYRVVSRLTLEDLQELIAEDLDVDVEFPEDITDQVDTVGGLMAVQLGKVPLPGAQVTARGITFTSEGGRDRRGRLRVASVIVDVPEQLPEDDEE
- the ybeY gene encoding rRNA maturation RNase YbeY, with amino-acid sequence MSIEVFNESGYGDVNEEALIDVLSFALSRMDVHPDAEATIQLVDMDTASDLHVRWFGIPGPTDVMSFPMDELTPGGGRPDQDPFGPSMLGDIVLCPEFDEKQATTAGHSLAHELALLTVHGCLHLLGYDHLTPHDEQVMFATQNEILADWYDSLDARGIEFEPKPSNPGAFPSAADRIQLDKDVAETFGDPASMTADSNDGFTIPALGDPAITGEHGSHNAQGEQS
- a CDS encoding PhoH family protein, with translation MDRPASRSVTHLYRINPDHAQTVLGINDDNTKVLTTLTGVEIFARGDELTLIGEEYELTRVKRTLDELQAMARRGHVVTRDTVKHTLNMVTETKRESVAGMLSQEIISRKGKVVRPKTRGQKEYVDAIDDNTIVFGLGPAGSGKTYLAMAKAVQALHAKDVNRIILTRPAVEAGEKLGFLPGTLNEKIDPYLRPLHDALRDMVEPEMIPKLMEAGIVEVAPLAYMRGRTLNDAFVILDEAQNTTPAQMKMFLTRLGFGSKMVVTGDITQVDLPGGQKSGLRVVRDILKGVRGISFQELTSEDVVRHQLVGAIVNAYDAWDDAQESLAAAKKARAEMAHHERADHT
- a CDS encoding 16S rRNA (uracil(1498)-N(3))-methyltransferase; the encoded protein is MSLPAFILDNARPDYKPGETITLSGAEGRHAVTVKRLTVGERLQLITDCAVVYEATITATAGKDTLQATIDSAQPVTRPTPEVVLIQALPKSERSELTIDLATQGGVDAIVPWAAERCIAKWVGNKATKGRAKWQAAAHAAAKQSRRTTIPPIAELATSIDEALVAAGQLDALLVLDEDAAKPFRDIDLSHAQRVGLVIGPEGGLTEAEVAQFSAHGGQAVLLGPEVLRTATAGLVALAAIGATTTRW